A single genomic interval of Spirosoma linguale DSM 74 harbors:
- a CDS encoding conserved hypothetical protein (KEGG: ret:RHE_PF00010 hypothetical protein) produces the protein MDYQDLINRAYHAFNTRDIDGVLTLMHPDVQWPNGWEGGYVHGHNEVRAYWTRQWQEIDPEVTPISMQEKTDGQLEVIVHQLIQDRKGQLLTDGIVKHVYTFDGEKIRQMDIQ, from the coding sequence ATGGACTATCAAGACCTGATCAATCGAGCCTATCACGCCTTCAATACCCGAGATATTGATGGCGTACTGACCCTTATGCATCCAGATGTCCAATGGCCCAACGGCTGGGAGGGCGGATACGTACATGGGCACAACGAAGTGCGCGCGTATTGGACCCGGCAATGGCAGGAGATTGACCCGGAAGTAACGCCCATTTCTATGCAGGAAAAGACCGACGGACAACTAGAAGTGATCGTTCATCAGCTGATCCAAGACCGGAAAGGCCAGCTTCTGACGGATGGTATCGTCAAGCATGTCTACACGTTTGACGGCGAAAAAATCAGGCAAATGGATATTCAATAA
- a CDS encoding beta-lactamase (PFAM: beta-lactamase~KEGG: sml:Smlt3495 putative beta-lactamase), translating to MKISQIPYLFFIVLLAPFDTIAQPSLPAEIDKLIAQTPDFSGVILVADKGKPVYEKAFGYKRFETKEPLTTASIFELASVSKQFTAMTIMMLKQAGKLNYDDRIDKYISGLPYPGITIRHLLNHTSGLPDYQDVMDKHWDKSKVANNADNIAYLIKYHPAKLFEPGAKYTYSNTGYMLLASIAERASGQDFISFCRTRIFNPLGMTHTDIRTREAKLKLSDVAWGHIYVPEKKRYVQADSFPEFNYAIWLGDRKGPGRISSTADDLLKWDRALYSDKLVSQQTLRDAFTPAKLNDGSLSQYGFGWEVAQSPKLGRLVWHDGDNPGYKTQIMRFIDADKTIILLCNNAHEKKAEIIKAIQALVEK from the coding sequence ATGAAAATTAGCCAGATTCCGTATTTATTTTTTATCGTTTTGTTAGCTCCTTTCGACACCATCGCCCAACCATCACTACCTGCCGAAATCGACAAACTCATCGCTCAGACCCCCGATTTTAGTGGGGTCATCCTCGTCGCCGATAAAGGCAAACCCGTTTACGAAAAAGCCTTCGGCTACAAACGCTTCGAGACGAAAGAACCGTTGACCACGGCCTCAATTTTTGAATTGGCATCGGTGTCCAAACAGTTTACGGCCATGACGATCATGATGCTGAAGCAGGCGGGGAAGCTGAATTACGATGATCGGATTGATAAATACATTTCGGGGCTGCCGTATCCGGGTATCACCATCCGCCACCTGCTCAATCATACCTCTGGTCTGCCCGATTATCAGGATGTGATGGACAAGCACTGGGACAAGAGTAAAGTGGCCAACAACGCCGATAACATTGCCTATCTGATCAAGTACCATCCTGCCAAACTGTTTGAGCCGGGGGCCAAATACACCTACAGCAATACCGGTTATATGCTGCTGGCTAGCATTGCCGAACGGGCCTCGGGACAGGATTTTATTAGCTTCTGCCGGACGCGCATTTTCAATCCCCTCGGCATGACGCACACGGACATTCGTACCAGAGAGGCAAAACTAAAACTGTCTGACGTGGCCTGGGGTCATATATATGTGCCCGAGAAGAAACGCTATGTTCAGGCCGACTCCTTCCCCGAATTCAACTACGCCATCTGGCTAGGCGACCGCAAAGGGCCCGGCCGGATCAGCTCCACCGCCGACGATTTACTGAAGTGGGACCGCGCACTCTACTCCGATAAACTGGTTAGTCAGCAAACGCTGCGAGACGCTTTTACCCCGGCTAAACTCAATGATGGCTCCCTCTCGCAGTACGGCTTCGGGTGGGAGGTGGCGCAAAGTCCGAAACTTGGCCGTCTTGTCTGGCACGACGGCGATAACCCCGGCTACAAAACCCAGATCATGCGCTTCATCGACGCAGACAAAACGATTATCCTGCTCTGCAACAACGCCCACGAAAAGAAGGCCGAGATTATCAAAGCAATACAGGCGCTGGTGGAGAAGTAG